The following coding sequences lie in one Halomonas sp. 'Soap Lake #6' genomic window:
- the rplP gene encoding 50S ribosomal protein L16, translating to MLQPKRMKFRKMMKGRNRGLAHRGSKISFGEYGLKATGRGRITARQIEAGRRAITRHVKRGGKIWIRVFPDKPISKKPLEVRMGKGKGSVEYWVAQIQPGRVLYEIEGVSEELAREAFELAAQKMPLSTTFAKRTVM from the coding sequence ATGTTACAGCCCAAGCGTATGAAATTCCGTAAGATGATGAAAGGCCGTAACCGTGGCCTGGCGCATCGCGGAAGCAAGATCAGCTTCGGGGAGTACGGTCTCAAAGCAACCGGTCGTGGCCGCATTACTGCGCGCCAGATCGAAGCAGGCCGTCGTGCGATCACACGTCACGTTAAACGTGGCGGTAAGATCTGGATCCGCGTTTTCCCTGATAAGCCGATCTCCAAGAAACCGCTCGAAGTTCGTATGGGTAAGGGTAAAGGTTCAGTTGAGTACTGGGTAGCCCAGATCCAACCGGGTCGGGTCCTGTATGAAATTGAAGGTGTATCCGAAGAGCTGGCCCGTGAAGCATTTGAACTGGCCGCCCAGAAG